A stretch of DNA from Leptolyngbya sp. CCY15150:
TACTTCCATGCGTATTTTAGTCGTCGAGGACGATGTACAACTAGCTGATATGCTGACAGAGGCACTCACAAACCGTCAGTACACAGTAGATGTAGCTGGTGATGGAGAAGCGGCCTGGGATTGGTGTGAAACCCTCAGCTACGATCTCATTTTGTTAGATATTACGTTGCCCAAGTTAGATGGCATTCGATTTTGCCAAAAAATCCGCGATCGCAACATGACGGTTCCCATCCTAATGTTGACAGCTCGCGATACAATTGGCGACAAAATTCTGGGGCTGGATGCTGGGGCTGATGATTATATGGTTAAGCCCTTTGATTTAGATGAACTGATGGCTAGAATTCGTGCCTTGCTCCGGAGAGGCAGCGTAGCTCCCCATTCCAGCATTGTTTGGGGACAGCTTTATCTTAATCCTGTCACCTATGAAGTTGCCTACGCCCATGAATCGGTGAGCCTAACGCCTAAGGAATATGCCCTGCTGGAGCTATTGGTGGCTAATGGCCGCCGCGTTATGAGCCGTCCTGGCATTATTGAACGCTTGTGGAGCTTGGACGATTCTCCGACCGAAGAAGCTGTCAAGTTTCATATCAAAACACTGCGCCAAAAGCTGCGTGCTGCTGGAGCCCCTGAAGATTTTATTGAAACCGTTCATGGTTTAGGTTATCGCCTAAAACAACTCTAATCCAAGGGATAGGCCGTTACCTATTCATGCTGAAATTATATTGAAGTAAAAACCTCCCGAAAACCTCCCAAATACCTCCTCAATTTCTCCCACTTAATGATTATCCTGGACATGCAAAAAAGTGCCGGCAACCTGAAGCTTCCATAGTAGTTTGGGTTCAGGTCTGGACGTAAATTTCAATACTTATGGTAGTCAAACAGTCTCAGCACCAGGTTGATAGAGATACTTTCTCATCTCATCGCGTTCCATCTAAGTTTGCTGTCGACCGAGTCATCGGGCGATCGCTTTCCGAGCAAGGTTTTTATCAGCAATACCGCAAGCCAGGTAGACCTGTCGTCATCAGCGGCTTGCTAGACGATCAAC
This window harbors:
- a CDS encoding response regulator transcription factor yields the protein MRILVVEDDVQLADMLTEALTNRQYTVDVAGDGEAAWDWCETLSYDLILLDITLPKLDGIRFCQKIRDRNMTVPILMLTARDTIGDKILGLDAGADDYMVKPFDLDELMARIRALLRRGSVAPHSSIVWGQLYLNPVTYEVAYAHESVSLTPKEYALLELLVANGRRVMSRPGIIERLWSLDDSPTEEAVKFHIKTLRQKLRAAGAPEDFIETVHGLGYRLKQL